The window AAATAGCAACCACTGGTCATGATACTCTTTTCTTCATTCCAACCACGTAAAATCCGCCATTTTCTCTTAAGTTTTAGAATCTTTTTTTACTTGTGTTCTGTTAAAAATGTTGGAACAAGAACCAGAAAAGGGAATCCGATTATGTATAAGCAAAATCGTGATTGTAGCTTTCTCTCTTACATGACTTGTGACAGttgtttattttggaatattcttGAAAACTATTTAAAGATTAGTACTATATCTCCATGTTTTATATGTTAGTATTTGGGTACGAACTCTTTTCTCATATACATGCTTTCACCATGTTTCACGTTAAAGAACGAGTAACAAactatttgctttgtttttgataaTGAAACAAGTGTCTCGTAGCTAAGCTTTATGCTCCAATACGATTtggttgtgaaaaaaaaaatattctcaagGGGCCACATGAAATCTAAACCGTCCATGCGTCGAAGCGCAGCCACAAATCGTAGCCGTAGAAATGACGCGATGATGGGAATGACAAAGGAAAGTGGAGTGTTAGTCCCCACGTGTTGGGAAAACAGAACACACGAACGCCAAATGGTCAGCTCTTACGGCAGCTTAACGCGACGACAATATCCTTAATTCTGTATCCATCGACACACGGACGGCTCCGATTCTATTCCAAATCTCGACGTCCACGATTCAAATATTCGAGTGTAATATCTCTCATCGTCATCGAGTGCACCACATACATACTTGCTTCACAAGAACGCTAACTACTATTTGTCTACACTTATTCTTGAGCCAGAGTGGGTTGTGGAAATGATGAACTCGATCGGtgcctttttttatataattattttcaatctttttaGCTAGCTAATTATGTAATAAACCACTAGATGATGCTTATTTAATGCAAATTTGATTATGTATAAAGAAGACTAGTTTGATTACTTCTaatatttcttatttgattataaaaacaaaaatggaagtCTACGTGTAGGGCTTGTGCATGGATAAGAAAAACTCATGGGAAATGGGCGGGGCTTCGGGAGAGAACAACTCTTTTCTGACGTTTTTGGTTGTCTTTTGTTTGACGTCTTCTTTGGTTAGGTTTTTTGATTAATTcagaattctattttttttgtcggcaagtttatataattaagaattaaaATGGGAATTCTCTTCTAAGCAAAATATTCGAACGTAtgtaaaatgttactatttgtTAGAATGTGGTCATTTGCTCCTTCGGTGATTTAATTCCCCTTGCTCAACTTTGTTGCTAATAGAAAACACTTTGACAAACCAAAAATTTTGATCTCTTATGGATTTTATTCCATCGGTTTAATTACTATAGAGTTAATTGAGAGTCACTAGCTAGTGAGACTTTTgttcttgaaagaaaaaaggtaATTGTGTTTGTATTCGGGTTAAAGTAAAGTacaaataatagaaaacaaaaagatacgTAGAATCGATATTTGTCTAAACATAAGAAGCCAAACAAAACCATCTTGGCACAAAGACAGGCGTATCCAAATATGTTGGAAAAAGTTATTACCCCTCGATttgttcaaagttttttttaaccataatgCTCACAACTTTGATTTTTCTACATTTGTAAAAGTAACTCAAACAATTCTTACTAACTCAAACAATTCTTCGAATTAATTAGacatataaaagtaaatattaataCTTCCGTTTTATATACTCTTTATATAATCGTTCCGACAAAATgacatcaaacaaaacaactctATGATAATAGTACTATTAGTTAAAGAAGTCAACAagtgaattgaaaaaaaaaatttcaacaccATCCTCTTGTCttctaattacaaaaattaataatcacataaataatataatacataaaaattaaaaagataaataagaagaaggaagattaCGTAGGATAACATTAATCTTGTAATTTTGGGTTGCCCTATAAGACTGGTCACACACACCACAGCTCACAAACTTGTCTTGTCGTTTAGACTTTAAACCCAacactctcttcctcttccttccttcttctctctctctctctcaattttttttgtcttatatatGCGATAAGAACCACAATTAATTACTctatcaaaatcttttttttgttttcttgattgNTGAGCCAGAGTGGGTTGTGGAAATGATGAACTCGATCGGtgcctttttttatataattattttcaatctttttaGCTAGCTAATTATGTAATAAACCACTAGATGATGCTTATTTAATGCAAATTTGATTATGTATAAAGAAGACTAGTTTGATTACTTCTaatatttcttatttgattataaaaacaaaaatggaagtCTACGTGTAGGGCTTGTGCATGGATAAGAAAAACTCATGGGAAATGGGCGGGGCTTCGGGAGAGAACAACTCTTTTCTGACGTTTTTGGTTGTCTTTTGTTTGACGTCTTCTTTGGTTAGGTTTTTTGATTAATTcagaattctattttttttgtcggcaagtttatataattaagaattaaaATGGGAATTCTCTTCTAAGCAAAATATTCGAACGTAtgtaaaatgttactatttgtTAGAATGTGGTCATTTGCTCCTTCGGTGATTTAATTCCCCTTGCTCAACTTTGTTGCTAATAGAAAACACTTTGACAAACCAAAAATTTTGATCTCTTATGGATTTTATTCCATCGGTTTAATTACTATAGAGTTAATTGAGAGTCACTAGCTAGTGAGACTTTTgttcttgaaagaaaaaaggtaATTGTGTTTGTATTCGGGTTAAAGTAAAGTacaaataatagaaaacaaaaagatacgTAGAATCGATATTTGTCTAAACATAAGAAGCCAAACAAAACCATCTTGGCACAAAGACAGGCGTATCCAAATATGTTGGAAAAAGTTATTACCCCTCGATttgttcaaagttttttttaaccataatgCTCACAACTTTGATTTTTCTACATTTGTAAAAGTAACTCAAACAATTCTTACTAACTCAAACAATTCTTCGAATTAATTAGacatataaaagtaaatattaataCTTCCGTTTTATATACTCTTTATATAATCGTTCCGACAAAATgacatcaaacaaaacaactctATGATAATAGTACTATTAGTTAAAGAAGTCAACAagtgaattgaaaaaaaaaatttcaacaccATCCTCTTGTCttctaattacaaaaattaataatcacataaataatataatacataaaaattaaaaagataaataagaagaaggaagattaCGTAGGATAACATTAATCTTGTAATTTTGGGTTGCCCTATAAGACTGGTCACACACACCACAGCTCACAAACTTGTCTTGTCGTTTAGACTTTAAACCCAacactctcttcctcttccttccttcttctctctctctctctcaattttttttgtcttatatatGCGATAAGAACCACAATTAATTACTctatcaaaatcttttttttgttttcttgattgtttgataaatttttCAAGAAACACGAAAAGATcatcaaagaagagaaggaaaaatgCAGGATCCAGCAGCTTATTACCAAACGATGATggcaaaacaacaacaaccacaattTGCAGAGCAAGAACAGCTAAAGTGTCCACGCTGTGACTCACAAAACACCAAATTCTGTTACTACAACAACTATAACCTGTCGCAGCCTCGTCACTTTTGCAAAAACTGCCGTCGTTACTGGACTAAAGGAGGAGCTCTACGTAACGTCCCCGTCGGTGGTGGTTCTCGCAAGAACGCTACCAAACGATCcaccacttcttcctcttcttcttctcctccttcttccaacacaaacaagaaaactaaaaacccGGATCCGGATCTTGATCCACGTAATCAACAAAACCCCGAGTTGGATCCGACCCGGATGCTTTACGGGTTCCCGATCGGTGACCAAGACGTGAAAGGTATGGACATTGGTGGGAGCTTCAGCTCGCTTTTGGCTTCTAATATGCAGCTTGGTCTTGGAGGAGGGATCATGCTTGACGGGTCCGGTTGGGATCATCCTGGTATGGGTATGGGTTTGGGTTTGAGGAGGTCCGAACCAGGTAGTAATAATAACCCATGGACCGATCTTGCTATGAACAGACTGGAGAAAAACTGAACGGAACAAAACAAGAGCGAGAGAGGTGTTTTGGTAAATTACATGATTTTAGATGACTCAGTCAGAGAAGAGTCATCACGTAGACAGTGAACAGTTCCATGTTTATGTCATTTTGGTAACATTATTATTCCTCCTTACCACTCtctcttactatttttatatataattcggTTCTGTTTAATCTTGTGTAATAGAGTGAGAAAACTCTGATTTGATgaaaattctctgttttttttctttttttcctttttaaaacgTATTTTATAGAATGTTAGTAGAATACTAGAAAAAGACTTGTAAAGTATTTTATTAGACTGTTAGTAGTATTTTACTACTTATTTCCTCATCCACAAAATTCATGATGtgacaaaaatgaaagttttgtCCATATCATTATTTTAGGTTGAAATCGTGAGGTATCTCGCCGACgaacttttttatttgattacgTACCGTATCTCTTATTTCATTACTTTATCAGACAAGGAACTAGTAAGTAGTAAGTAGtaagtttgaaaacaaaactagGTTCGTGTAATCGTATAGATTAGgatataattaattatgcaTGAACCGACATAGATCAGCAAAAAGATATTCATTCACATTCTTAAGGCATGTGACagattttaattaatcaattacatttttttgtatatatacccACTTACGTCTCAGAACCATGATATTGACTACCTACTAGTTAGTAgtcatcgtttttttttcttgggtttaaATGTTAGATGGCGTTATGTCATAATTTGCATATAATAGTGATGAAAAGGTTTTAATTGtgtcaaattattttagaaagagaagacaaaagtATAAGTcgttaagaaaaaaacaaagttatattatatgtacataatataaaagtagtttcacctatgatattttatattttgttttgggaCCATTTTTAGATTTATGCATGCGCAATGGCAATGcaatactgatttttttttcttttttttttctcgttctaatttaattatcagatgtataaaattcttaaatatatattactaattagTCTTTTAGAGTTTGGAGAACCGTGGAATGGCATTCACAAGACGAGTGGGCtctatgtttggtttttgtggaGAATATCGTAGAGGTGTCTATGGTTCTCTCACGGTTAAGTAGATACTCCACATCATCAGGTTTTAGGTCGTTTTCGCTCTAATTAAGTGTGGTGGCGGAAGTTTGTTGTGATCACAAAATGTTTGATCGACGTGAACTGAAGAAAATTTGGGTTAGTTTTGAGATGGTTAATATACAATACTAATACATGCAAATGATTGAATTAGTATTTATAGAACACAGTGCCGGCTCAAGGTGTTTAGGGGGCTctgggtaatttttttttgaatgaaagaccaatttttttttttaacctcggttatatgttaaaaaaaatatggatttcattttgataatatataaacacttgataagattataaaaatttattttccttCTGCATTAGAGTAAGTTGAGataattatataacataaagAGTCTTTTTGGTTATTGACTCGTAAAAATAAAtcgttaaaacatattttaatgaattatttttgtgttacaaattttgtttttgcctcttttatcttgcattatttcttttttgtacCCCttacattatttctttttttgtgccTCTTAATCTTACATTATTTGCCTCCTTAATCTATGAATTCGAGGCGATCGCACCTCTTGTCCCCGTATCTAAGCCGGCACTGATAGAACACTTCAGATTAATTGAATCACTAAGTTGTTCTTATTAACAAGCTAATAGCTATTACTTTAAGTTGTACGCACGATTGTTCTACATCGGAGAACAATATCACACAAACATTCTACATCGATTATGTACTAGTTAAATTATTCTCATATCGGTTGATTAATTATAAGTGACATCTTGtttgttatatgtttatatgcattatcttatttattcatatataataagatcGTTTACCTCAACATATACATCAGAAAGCTTTTGGCTTTTGGGTTGTAGTGAGTGGTTCGATAAAATTGTTTTGGAAATGAAAAGATAGATAGAGATACACGAGAGATCCAATGTGCTAACAAAATTTAGCTCTTCCAAATTGAGATACTTGTATTTCACCGGGGAGACAAAGCACAACAAGTtgcattccttcttttttttttgtgtgtaattttattctcatttattttttgggATAAGTTTGGAAGttcacaaaattttgtttttcttaaattgtGAGTGGAATGCACCAAAGGCGTGATTTGCATGCAATGTCCAATCAAAACTCTTAAGATGAAATGCACCAAGGCATGTTTTGCGGACCATGTCCAATCAAAACTCTACAAGAATTTTTAGGCGCTGATTAATCAAAAGtaactgtatttttttatacttaatatatttggatataaaaGATCAAATCTTAGTGTAGTGCAAATGTAATAATGGATGTAGATGGCTCACAACCCATACTATGAAAATCAAGTTTCGAATAGAGATAATTTTTAATGTAagcaaatctatataataaaaaaaatgtcaaaatgaaAAGTGGCTGGCAAATTAAATGGTGGTCCATGTGGGGAGGCTATAGAGATACTAGATAGCGCTAAGATACCGAATTTTCAATAATGGTCCACTTCTTGAAGACTAATTAAGGGAAATGAATTGAAATGAAGAATCAATATTGGTTTAAAGTTGAATTGACAGTGTTTAACTATATGTGTTAAAGCTATCATCTCTGAAAATTCCTCTTATGATAGGCTCACTGTTTCATAAACTTTGATAGACTGTTTTTGGTAATGGTCCACTCCTTATTACTTATTACATGTAACCAATTCCACATGTCTTGTAAGGGCTGTGTTCTGCTCAATTCATGTTTTGCCTTTTCtccaatttttatttctttactgTTATCAGAATCCATAGAAGCattgacaaataaaaactattttttgttgttgttgttgttgttgttgtcaaacaAGTTGATTTTGAATTGTTCTTTGTTGACCTTGATCCGTGATTGATAAATTTCGACAAACTGAAACTGGTCCTATTCATCTCAACTGTTCTACATGTGACATCTCAatcaaatccaatttttttccttctcattattattatctcTTATAACATATCTATTGGTGGATTCGCGATATCCAGATTGGGACCTctgtagaaattttttttggaaaacacaCACATGTTCTTTTAGTTCTTTAAAGCTTAAAACGATCTAAATGTTTCAAGAACtgagataaaagagaagataCGAGAATTACATAGGGAAATGAGACGGGCTTTGTACATTACGATGTATGCAATATGCCAATCACCTTCCCCAAAGAGTTTAGTGATATCCTATTCGCGTTGAAGGCTCGTGTTAGCATCGTCCTATTGAACCCACTTACCTGTAAAAACATGTGTAAAGGTGTTCACCAAGTTTTAAATGACACAAACGTGTGTGGGGTTTAGAGTAACAATAAAGtcattttggttgtttttttcaATGGAACTAACCACTCTCTTGCTTGACCCATCCCAGAGTCTGCGCTTCTTCCTTTGTGGGTCAACAGTCAACACCGAGACCAGGTCATAAATCCTGGTCATGTGAGACGGAGAACCTATTGAACCAAACATATAGACTATA is drawn from Camelina sativa cultivar DH55 chromosome 1, Cs, whole genome shotgun sequence and contains these coding sequences:
- the LOC104786355 gene encoding dof zinc finger protein DOF3.1 → MQDPAAYYQTMMAKQQQPQFAEQEQLKCPRCDSQNTKFCYYNNYNLSQPRHFCKNCRRYWTKGGALRNVPVGGGSRKNATKRSTTSSSSSSPPSSNTNKKTKNPDPDLDPRNQQNPELDPTRMLYGFPIGDQDVKGMDIGGSFSSLLASNMQLGLGGGIMLDGSGWDHPGMGMGLGLRRSEPGSNNNPWTDLAMNRLEKN